CGCCTTGCGCCTGCACCGTCCCCCGGACGACGAAGACGTCGTGGACGGCGATGACGCCGGACACGAAGACACCGCACAGGGAGACACCCGATACGGCGAAGACACCGGACACGGCGAAGACACGGACGACCTTCCACGCCGGGTCCGGCAGGCCAGTCTCGCTCCGCAACTGCGCCGCTCGCGCCCGGGGGAACCGGCCCGGACGCCCACCCCGCGCGGCGACGAAGGACGCACGCCCGAGCTCGCACGGAACCGCATGGCCGCGTATCGGGAGGGCTGGGCCCGAGGCGGCGGAAGGCAACCCGGCCGCGGCGCCGCCCCGCATTCCGCACCGGGCAGCGAAAGCACTGAAGGAGACCACGCATGATCCAGGACCCGAGCATGAGGTCGGCCCAGCGGTCCGGCGAACTCGACTGGCTGCTGGACGACCTGGTGATGCGTGTGAGCGAGGTACGGCACGCGGTGGTGCTGTCCAACGACGGCCTCGCCGTCGGCGCCTCCACCGACCTCAGACGCGAGGACGCCGAGCACCTCGCCGCCGTCGCCTCCGGCTTCCACAGCCTCGCCAAGGGCGCGGGCCGCCATTTCGGCGCCGGCGGCGTGCGCCAGACCATGGTGGAGATGGACGAGGGCTTCCTGTTCGTGGCCGCCGCAGGCGACGGCTCCTGCCTGGCCGTGCTCACCGCCGTGACCGCCGACATCGGTCTGGTCGCGTACGAGATGGCACGGTTGGTCAAGCGCGTCGGCGAGCACCTCTACACGCCCCCGCGCCTCGCCGCGCGGCCGCCCGTCGTCGGATGAGGCGAGAGTCCGCGCCGATGACCGAGGACATGACCGGCGCCCCGCACGAACCGGGCAGCCAGTGGTTCGACACCGAGGCCGGCCCGCTCGTCCGCCCGTACGCCATGACGGGCGGACGGACGACACCCGGTCCTACGGGGGTGCGCTTCGACCTGATCGCCCTGGTCACCCTGGATCCGGGCGCGCCCGCCACGGAAGGCATGGCGATCGGGCCGGAGCACCGTACCCTCCTCGGTCTCTGCCGCGAGGAGACCCAGTCGGTCGCGGAACTCGCGGCCGGAGCCGACCTGCCCGTGGGCGTGGTCCGGGTGCTCCTCGGCGATCTGCTGGAACTGGGCTGCGTCACCGTCAGCCGCCCGGTCCCGCCCGCGCAGCTGCCCGACGAACGGATCCTGCGCGAGGTGATCGCAGGGCTGCGCGCCCTGTAGGCGACGAACAAGGCCGACGCCCCCGAACTCGAACCCGAACCCGATGCCGATCCCGATCCCGAGAGAAGTGATCCATGGTCTCCGAGCACTCCGACGCCGCCGACGGCGAGTCGGCCCCCATGGCGTTGAAGATTCTGGTCGCCGGCGGCTTCGGCGTGGGCAAGACCACGATGGTGGGGGCGGTCAGCGAGATCAAACCGCTGCGCACCGAGGAACTGCTCAGCCAGGCAGGGCAGTCGGTGGACGACACCGACGGCGTGGACCAGAAGGTCACGACCACCGTCGCGATGGACTTCGGCCGGATCACCATCCGTTCCGGTCTCTCCCTCTATCTGTTCGGCACTCCGGGGCAGGACCGCTTCTGGTTCCTGTGGGACGAACTGTCCCAGGGCGCACTGGGCGCGGTGGTTCTGGCCGACACCCGACGGCTCGAGGACTGCTTCCCCGCGGTCGACTACTTCGAGCACCGGCACATTCCGTTCGTGGTGGCCGTCAACTGCTTCACGGGCACACGGACATACGGCGCCCGGGACGTGTCGCGCGCGCTCGACCTCGACCCCGGCACCCCGGTCGTCCTGTGCGACGCCCGCGACCGTGACTCGGGGAAGGAGGTGCTGATCCGGCTGGTCGAGTACGCCGGGCGGATGCACACCGCCCGGTTGCTCGACTCGGTCAGCTGAGCTCACCGTCGGCCGCGGCGTCAGCTCGCGATGTCCTGCGGCGCCACGAGCCGTGGGAATCCCGCCGGGTCACGCGGTGGAGGAAGCCGACTTCCGCGCCATGCCGCCGTGCTCCTTGCTCCGGCGGCCGTCCCTGGGCAAGGGTGATGTGCGGTCCTCCGGTGAGCCAGGGGGCGCACGGGGACGGCTGACGGGGAACGTCACACGGGGGAGCGGGACATGACGGGCAACCAGGGAACGGGCCGGCTGCTGGACGATCTGGCCGAGCGTGTCGACCACGTACGACACGCACTCGTCCTGTCCGACGACGGGCTGGTGGCGGCCGCGAGCACCGGAATGCGCCGGGAGGACGCCGAACACCTCGCCGCCGTCGCGTCCGGCCTCCACAGCCTGGCCAAGGGCTCGGGACGTCACTTCGGGGCGGGCCGGGTGCGTCAGACGATGATCGAGTTCGACGACGCGGTGCTGTTCGTCACCGCGGCCGGTGCGGGCAGCTGTCTGTGCGTGCTCAGCGGGGTGGACGCCGACATGGGACGGATCGCCTACGAGATGACCCTGCTCGTGGACCGGGTCGGCGAACACCTCACCGTGGACTCCCGGCACCCTGACCGCCCCCCACTGTCAGACCTCTGACCTGCAGTTCCATCCTCCCCTCCGGAGTTATCCACAGGCCGCCACGAGATCGGCGTCCGCGGGTACGGTTTTTTCCGGGGCCACCGCCGAGGGCGCGGGCCTGCTTCACTCCACTCACTCCACGGGGGAGATCGGCCATGTCCGGAAACACCGTCACACGCCTGTACGCCACATCCGTCGCGCCCGGTCGGGCGGCGCGGGAACTGAGCCTGAAACGCAGCGAGTTCGACCTCGGCGTACACCTCGGGCGGATCAGGACGACACCCGACGAAGGGGGAGGGGGCCCTCGGGTGGCCCGCGCCGAGATCGACCGCCTGCGCGCGGAACCCGGCTTCCCCGAGATTCTGCGCGGGCAGGTGCACGCCGTGGGCACCGGCGAGGGCGCGGCGATCCTGGAGGTGCCGCCCACCCGGTTCACCCGTCTCGCCCGGGTGGGACTGGTGGTGCCCGTCAAGTTCTACCTCAACCGGTACCGGGCCGTCGTATGGCTGTATCTCGCCGAAGAGCTGCGGCAGTTCGCGGCCGACCGGACGAACGCGTTCCTGCTCACGGGCCGGACGCCCGAGGTGTTGCGCAGCCAGCTGGCCGCAGGCGTCGACCTGCGGCCCCGAAACTGGCGGGGACGCCACCTGGGCTTCCTGCTCCGACAGACGGAAGATCCCTGGCAGCGTGCCGGAGTGCTGGCGGCCTTCCTCGGCCCGCCCCACGTCGCGGAGATCGTCGACGATCCCTACGAACGCGCGCACCTGAACAGGTTCCGGCCGGGACCGCCGGCGCACGGAGCCCCTGGCTCCCCCGCCGCCCAGCTCATCGAGAAGATCATGACCGCGCAGGACCGCGACGAGATCGACTGGCTGAGCTCCGACCTGGCGAACACCCTGGCCGAGGCCCGTGCCGGAAGGCCCGCGCCACGCCTCTTCCCGAAACCCGTCCGGCAGCGTCCGTCACCGCGGTACGGACGATCTGACGCACCGGAGGCGCAGGACGAGTCGTATGCGTACGACGAGCCGGACGCATACGACGGGCCGAGCCCGTCGACGCGTGGCCTGTTCGGCTGGCTGCGCCGCCGCAGCGGCTGACCTACGGCCTACAGCGCGCGGAAGAGACCCTCCTGGACGACGGACACCAGCAGTCGCCCGTCCAGGTCGTAGATACGGCCCCGGGCCAGCCCACGCCCGCCCGTGGCGATCGGCGACTCCTGGTCGTACAGGAACCACTCGTCCGCGCGGAACGGCCGGTGGAACCACATCGCGTGGTCCAGCGACGCCATGTCGAAGTTCCGAGGACCCCACAGCGGCTCCACCGGGAGGCGGACCGCGTCCAGAAGCGTCATGTCGCTGGCGTAGGTCAGCGCGCAGGTGTGGACGAGCGGATCGTCGCCGAGCGGCCCGACGGCACGCATCCACACCGCACTGCGCGGCTCGGCCCCCTTGACGTCGTCGGCGGTCCAGCGCAGCCGGTCCGCGTACCGGATGTCGAAGGGCTGACGACGTGCCATCCGCTCCAACTGCTCGGGCAGTGACCCCAGATGCGCCCGGACCTCCTCCGTCACGGTCGGCAGGGACTCCGGGTCCGGCACCTCACGCGCCGGCGGCAGCTGGTGCTCGAAGGGACCTTCCTCAGGCTGATGAAAGGAGGCGGTGAGATTGAAGATCGTCCGCCCTTGCTGCACGGCGGTGACCCGGCGGGTCGTGAACGACCGGCCGTCGCGCACCCGTTCCACCTGGTACACGATGGGAACGCCCGGCCGGCCCGGGCGCAGGAAGTACGCGTGCAGCGAGTGCACGGGCCTCTCGCCCTCGGTGGTCCGGCCGGCCGCGACCAGCGCCTGGCCGGCCACCTGGCCGCCGAAGACCCGCTGGAGGGACTCGTGCGGGCTGCGGCCCCGGAAGATGTTGACCTCGATCTGCTCCAGGTCGAGCAGGTCGACGAGTCTCTCGGCCGGATTCGTCATCGGTGCGCTTCTCCTGTGCCCTCTGCTGTGCCTGGTCCGGTTCCCGCGGCTGCGGCCGCTTCCGCTCTCACAACTGGCCGACGGACGTGACGCGGACGACCGCGCGGCCCTCGGCGTCGGAGGCCGTGAGATCGACCTCCGCGCTGATGCCCCAGTCGTGGTCGTCGTTCGGGTCGTCGAAGATCTGACGGACGCGCCACAGCGCGTTCTGCGGCTCTTCCTGGATGACGAGCAGTTTGGGGCCCCGCGCGTCGGGGCCGGTGCCGAGGTCGTCGTACTCGTCCCAGTACTTGTCCATCGCCTCGCCCCAGGCGTCGGCGTCCCAGCCGGCCTCCGCGTCCAGCTCGCCGAGTTCGGCGACGTGGTCGAGTGCGGCGAGCTCGACACGGCGGAACATCGCGTTGCGGACCAGGACCCGGAAGGCACGTGCGTTCGCCGTGACCGGCTTGACCTCGTCGGCCTTCTCCTGCGCCTCCTCGGCGGTCATCTCCTCCGGGTTGGCCAGCTGCTCCCACTCGTCCAGCAGGCTCGAGTCCACCTGGCGCACCATCTCGCCCAGCCACGCGATCAGATCCTGCAGGTCCTCGGACTTCAGATCGTCCGGGACGGTGTGGTCGAGTGCCTTGTAGGCGCCGGCCAGGTACCGCAGCACGATGCCCTCGGTGCGGGCCAGCTCGTAGTGCGAGACCAGCTCGGTGAACGACATCGCCCGCTCGTACATGTCACGGATGACGGACTTCGGCGACAGCGGATGGTCGCCCACCCACGGGTGGCTCTTGCGGTACGTGTCGTACGCGTGGAAGAGCAGCTCCTCCAGCGGTTTCGGGTACGAGACGTCCTGGAGGCGCTCCATGCGCTCCTCGTACTCGACGCCGTCCGCCTTCATCTCGGCCACCGCCTCGCCGCGCGCCTTGTTCTGCTGGGCGGCGAGGATCTGGCGCGGGTCGTCCAGCGTGGACTCCACGACGGAGACCATGTCGAGGGCGTAGGAGGGCGACTCGGGGTCCAGCAGCTCGAACGCGGCCAGCGCGAAGGTGGACAGCGGCTGGTTCAGTGCGAAGTCCTGCTGCAGATCCACGGTGAGGCGCACGACACGGCCGGAGGCGTCCGGCTCGTCGAGCTTCTCCACGATGCCGCCGTCCAGCAGCGACCGGTAGATCGCGATGGCGCGCCGGATGTGCCGCAGTTGCTGCCTGCGCGGCTCGTGGTTGTCCTCCAGCAGGTGCCGCATCGCCGCGAAGGCGTTCCCGGGGCGGGCGATCACGGACAGCAGCATCGTGTGCGTGACCCGGAAGCGGGACGTCAGCGGCTCCGGATCGGACTCGATGAGCTTGTCGAAGGTGTTCTCCGTCCAGCCCACGAATCCTTCCGGCGCCTTCTTGCGGACCACCTTGCGGCGCTTCTTCGGGTCGTCGCCGGCCTTGCTGAGGGCCTTCTCGTTCTCGATGACGTGCTCCGGCGCCTGTGCCACCACCAGCCCCGCCGTGTCGAACCCGGCGCGGCCGGCCCGGCCCGCGATCTGGTGGAACTCACGGGCCCGCAGCGTCCGCACCCGGTTGCCGTCGTACTTGGTCAGCGCGGTGAACAGCACCGTCCGGATGGGCACGTTGACGCCGACGCCGAGCGTGTCCGTACCGCAGATGACCTTCAGCAGACCGGCTTGGGCGAGCTTCTCCACCAGCCGCCGGTACTTCGGCAGCATGCCGGCATGGTGGACGCCGATGCCGTGCCGCACGTAACGCGAGAGGTTCTGGCCGAACTTGGTGCTGAAGCGGAAGTTGCCGATCAGGTCGGCGATCCGTTCCTTCTCCTCACGCGAGCACATGTTGATGCTCATCAGCGCCTGGGCCCGCTCCACCGCCTGCGCCTGGGTGAAGTGCACGATGTAGACGGGCGCCTGCCGGGTGTCCAGCAGGTCGGTGAGCGTCTCCGTCATCGGGGTGTACCGGTACTCGTAGGACAGCGGTACGGGCCGGACCGCCGAGCGGACCACCGCCGTGGGGCGGCCGGTGCGCCGGGCGAGGTCCTTCTCGAAGAAGGACACGTCGCCCAGTGTCGCCGACATGAGCACGAACTGCGCCTGCGGCAGTTCCAGGATGGGGATCTGCCAGGCCCAGCCGCGGTCGCCCTCGGCGTAGAAGTGGAACTCGTCCATGACGACCTGGCCGACGTCCGCCTGCTTGCCGTCGCGCAGCGCGATCGAGGCGAGCACCTCGGCGGTGCAGCAGATGACCGGGGCGTCGGAGTTCACGGACGCGTCGCCGGTGAGCATGCCGACGTTCTCCGTGCCGAAGATCTTGCACAGCTCGAAGAACTTCTCCGACACCAGCGCCTTGATCGGAGCCGTGTAGAAGGTGACCTCGTCGCGGGCGAGGGCCGCGAAGTGCGCAGCCGCGGCGATCATGCTCTTGCCGGAGCCGGTGGGCGTCGAGACGATCACGTTCGCCCCGGAGACCACCTCGATCAGCGCCTCCTCCTGATGGGGGTAGAGCGCCAGACCGCGCTCCTGCGCCCAGGACTCGAAGGCTTCGTAAAGGGCGTCGGGATCTGCGGTCGGCGGCAGCTGATCGATGAGGGTCACGACCCCATCTTGCCTGCCCCCGGTCCTGAGAGGGGAATCGGATGCCGACCCGAAGATCATGGCAGCTACGCTGTGTCGCCGACGGAGCGTCATCGCACCCGGTCAACTGGACAGCGGCACATGAGGGATAGGGCGGGCAAGGGCCATGATGGGACCAGCACACTCACTGTCGGGCGCCGCCGCCTGGCTCGGCGTCGGTGCGGCCGCGGCCGCGGCCGGACACACGATGCCCTGGCCGGTCCTGCTCGCCGGTGCGCTGATCTGCGCCGGCGCCGCGCTCGCGCCGGATCTCGACCACAAGGCCGCCACGATCTCCCGGTCCTTCGGTCCCGTCTCACGCTGGCTGTGCGAGATCGTCGACAAGCTCTCCTACGCCGTCTACAAGTCCACGAGGAAGCAGGGCGACCCGCGCCGCTCCGGTGGGCACCGCACCCTCACGCACACCTGGCTGTGGGCGGTCATGATCGGCGCGGGCGCCTCGGCCCTGGCGATCACCGGTGGCCGCTGGGCGGTGCTGGGGCTGCTCTTCGTGCACATGGTGCTGGCGATCGAGGGCCTGCTGTGGCGGGCCGCCCGGGGCTCCAGCAGCGACGTCCTGGTGTGGCTGCTCGCCGCGACCAGCGCGTGGATCCTGGCCGGTGTCCTGGACAAGCCCGGAAACGGCGCGGACTGGCTGTTCACCCAGCCCGGCCAGGAGTACCTGTGGCTGGGGCTGCCCATCGTGCTCGGCGCCCTGGTCCACGACATCGGGGACGCCTTGACCGTATCGGGCTGTCCGGTGCTGTGGCCCATCCCGATCGGGCGCAAGCGCTGGTACCCGATCGGCCCGCCCAAGGCGATGCGGTTCCGGGCGGGCAGCTGGGTCGAGCTGAAGGTGCTGATGCCCGTGTTCATGGTGCTCGGGGGAGTGGGCGGGGCAGCCGCCCTCAACTACATCTGACCCGCAGCCGCGCCGGGACTGCCGGCCGCGGCACCTGTCGTGGACCCGGCCGTGGACCCGGTGCCGGCCGCGTCCGCTCAGGTCATCTCCCCGCCGTCGCCGTAGCGGCGCTCGAAGCGGGCGACGCGCCCCTCGGTGTCCACGGTGCGCGACTTGCCGGTGTAGAAGGGATGGCTCTCCGAGGAGATCTCCACGTCCACCACCGGGTAGGTCTCGCCGTCGTCCCACTCGATCGTCTGCTCGCTGGTCGCCGTGGACCGGGTCAGGAAGGCGTAGCCGGCGGTGCGGTCGCGGAAGACGACCGGGTGGTAGTCGGGCTGCTGGTCCTGCTGCATGAGTGCTCCTCGTGCGGTAGCGGTGGCGGCGACCTGCGGGAAACGGCCGGGCCGACCTTGCGGGGGTCAGCCGGACAGGGCGTCCTCGTCGACGATGTGCATCGCGGCCTCCTCCGCCGACGCGGCCGCCCCGTCGATGCCCACGTCCGTGGCGACCAGCGCGCTCTCCTCGTCCTCGTGCGCTCCTTCGTCGGGCGCCACGAGCCGGCCGGAGCGGGCGGCTCCGACCTCGTTGTCGAGGAGTTCCCCGTCGGTGCCGTCGCAGTCCCCCAGACCGTCGCCGTCGGGTACGCCGAGGTCGGGGCGCTCCTCCGCGAGCCGCTGGTCCAGGGTCTCCCCCCGGCGGCGCTCCGCGGCGGTCACCCCGTCGTGCTCCACGGCCCAGGGCCGGTCCGGAGGGGACCAGCCGCGGTCGAGCGGGTCGTCGACACCGTCGTCCTCCAGGGTGTCCTCCGCGTCGAGCAGCCCCGCGTCGTCCTGGATGTCGGAGGAGTCGGGCTGGTAGACATCGTCTCCCCATCCGTCGGCGCTGGTCACGGCTACCTCCAGGGGGTGACGGGCCCGTTCTCACCGCGGTCGGCGACGGGCTGCCGCCGCACGGGGCACCGGCCGGTCTCGTCGTGTCTTTCCGGATGGATCCCGACGGTCGCCCGCACGGGTGCCGGTATCCAGCGTTCCACCCCTGATCGGTTCCCCGCAACGCCAGAGCGCTCGCCGCGCCACCGTCCCCGCGGCGAATCGGCAGGCGCGCCGGGCCCGCGACCAGCGAGTGCTCGCGCGGAGCCCGGCGCCCTCGGTGAGGACGGAACCGCTACCGACGGCGGCCGCTCCGGGGGTACCACGGGCGCCTGCCGGTCCCCGTACCGCGGCTGCGGTCGCCCCGGCGCGGCGCGTGCCCCGTCACCCGTGCCACGAACGCCACAGCGCCGCGTAGGCCCCGTCCGCCGCGACGAGCTCCGTATGGCTGCCGAGCTCGCTGATCCGGCCGTTCTCGACTACGGCGATGACGTCGGCGTCGTGCGCGGTGTGCAGACGGTGGGCGATGGCGACCACGGTGCGGCCCTCCAGGACGCGGGCCAGGGACCGCTCGAGGTGGCGTGCGGCGCGGGGGTCGAGCAGCGAGGTCGCCTCGTCCAGGACCAACGTGTGCGGGTCCGCCAGCACCAGCCGGGCCAGCGCGATCTGCTGGGCCTGCGCCGGTGTCAGCAGCACGCCGCCGGAGCCGACCTCGGTGTCGAGACCGTCGTCCAGGGCCTGCGCCCAGCCGTCCGCGTCGACGGCGCCCAGCGCCGCCCACAGTTCGGCGTCCTCGGCGCCGGTACGGGCGAGCCGGAGGTTGTCGCGCAGGGAGCCTACGAAGACGTGGTGCTCCTGGTTGACGAGCGCCACGTGCGAGCGGACGCGTTCGGCGGTCATCCGCGACAGCTCGGCCCCGCCCAGGGTGATCCGGCCGTCGCGGGGCGCGTAGATCCCCGCGAGCAGCCGGCCCAGGGTGGACTTGCCCGCGCCGGACGGGCCGACCAGGGCCAGCCGGGTGCCGGGGGAGACCTCGAGGGACACCTTGCGCAGCACGTCGACGCCCTCCCGGTAGCCGAAGTGGACCTGGTGGGCGAGCACGTCGCGCCCGTCCGGCGCCACCCCGGTGTCCCCGGCGTCCGGCTCGATGTCGCGGACGCCGACGAGGCGCGCCAGCGACACCTGAGCCACCTGGAGCTCGTCGTACCAGCGCAGGATGAGGTTCACGGGGTCGACGAGCATCTGCGCCAGCAGCGCGCCTGTCGTCAACTGACCGACATCGATCCAGCCCTGCAGCACGAACGCCCCGCCGAGCATGAGGACCGAGCCGAGCACGGTGACGTGCACCAAGTTGATCACCGGGAAAAGCACGGACCGCAGCCACAGCGTGTAGCGCTCCCAGGCCGTCCACTGCTGGATCCGCTGCTCCGAAAGAGCGATGCGGCGCTCGCCGAGACGGTGGGCCTCGACGGTGCGGCCCGCGTCCACGGTCTCGGCGAGGGCGGAGGCCACCGACGCGTACCCGGCGGCCTCGGAGCGGTAACCGGCCGGCGCCCGCTTGAAGTACCAGCGGCATCCGGCAACCAGCAGCGGCACCGCGATCAGCACCGCCGGCGCCAGCGGCGGCGAGGTGACCACGAGTCCGCCGAGCAGCAGCAGGGCCCACATCACGCCGATCGTCAGCTGGGGAACGGCCTCCCGCATCGCGTTGGCCAGCCGGTCGATGTCCGTGGTGATGCGGGACAGCAGATCGCCCGTCCCGGCCCGCTCCAGCACGCCGGGCGGCAGCCGGACCGACCGGACGAGGAAGTCCTCGCGCAGGTCGGCCAGCATCCGTTCGCCGAGCATCGCGCCGCGCAGCCGTACCTGCCGTACGAAGGCGGCCTGAACGGCCAGGGCGAGCACGAACAGCGTCGCGGTGAGCCCGAGGTGCAGTTCCCGTGCTCCGTCGGACAACCGCTGCACGGTGTCGCCGAGCAGCCAGGGACCCACCATGGAGGCGACCGTCGCGACCGTGTTGACGAGCAGGAGGAGCAGGAAGGCGCGCCGGTGCCGGCGCAGGAGTTCGGCCACGTAGGCGCGTACGGTCGCGGGTGCCCCGACGGGCAGGGTGTTCGCCGTCGTCGGTGCTGCCGGGTCGTAGGCGGGCGGCGCCACGCCGATCATGCCGTCTCCTCGATCTCTTCGAGCTCGTCGCAGGCGAGCTCGTCGGCTTCCAGGTCCTTCAACACGTCGCTCAGGGCGGCCTTCTCCGTGTTCGGAGCTCTGCCTGCCACGGAGACGGGGCCCGTTCCCCCGGCCGCCTCCTCCTCGGTCTCCCGGGTCACCACGGCCCGGTACCGGGGCTCGGAGAGCAGCAGTTCGCGGTGCGCACCGATCGCGACGGCCTCGCCCTCGTGCACGAGCACGACCCGGTCGGCGCGGTCCAGCAGCAGCGGAGAGGAGGTGAACACGACGGTCGTGCGCCCCTCCCGCAGGTCGCGCACGCTCTCGGCGATCCGGGCCTCGGTGTGCGAGTCGACGGCGGAGGTCGGTTCGTCGAGGACGAGGACCTCGGGGTCCGTGTACAACGAGCGGGCCAGCGCGAGGCGTTGGCGCTGGCCGCCGGAAAGCGACCGGCCGCGTTCGGTGATGCGGGCGTCCATCGGGTCGCCGGCGTCGAACGAGCCCTGGACGAGCGCATCGAGGACGTCTCCGCACTGGGCGGCGGCCAGCGCGGCCTGCGCCTCGACGGCGCCGGAGGCGGGCACGTCGAGCAGGTCGCGCAGTGAACCGGAGAGCAGCACGGGGTCCTTGTCCTGGACGAGGACGGCCGAACGCGCGGAGTCCAGCGGCAGTTCGTCCAGCGGGACACCGCCGAGCAGCACCGACGGGCCGTCCTCCGGGGGGTGTCCGCCGAGGCGTTCCGCCAGTCGTCCGGCGGCGTCCGGGTCGCCGCACACCACGGCGGTCAGCTGTGAGGCCGGGGCGAGGAGACCGGTGGCCGGGTCGTACAGGTCGCCCCTGGGGGCCTCGTCCGGCCGCGACCCGCCGATGTCCTTGGCCCGCTCCAGGGACAGCACGCGCGCGGCCCGGGTCGCCGACGGACGGGAGAACGAGTAGGCCATCGCGATCTCCTCGAAGTGCCTGAGCGGGTAGGTCAGGACCATCACGGAGCTGTACACGGTGACGAGTTCGCCGACGGAGATGCGGCCCTCGTGGGCCAGGTGCACGCCGTAGCAGACGACCGCGATCAGCAGCAGGCCCGGCATCAGCACCTGGATGGCGCTGATCAGCGACCACATGCGTGCGCTGCGCACGGCCGCGTGCCGGACCTCCTGCGACGCGCTGCGGTAGCGGTCCAGGAACAGTTCCTCGCCGCCGATGCCGCGCAGCACCCGCAGGCCGGCCACGGTGTCCGAGGCGAGTTCGGTGGCCCGTCCGGCCTTCTCGCGCTGGAAGTCCGCCCGTTGCGTCGCCCTGGGCAGCAGGGGCAGGACCGCAAGGGCCAGAGCGGGCAGGCCCACGGCGACCACGATGCCGAGCACGGGCTGGTAGACGACCAGGCCGACACAGACCAGCAGCACCGTGATCGCCGCGGCGGTGAAGCGGG
The window above is part of the Streptomyces sp. NBC_00425 genome. Proteins encoded here:
- a CDS encoding DUF742 domain-containing protein gives rise to the protein MTEDMTGAPHEPGSQWFDTEAGPLVRPYAMTGGRTTPGPTGVRFDLIALVTLDPGAPATEGMAIGPEHRTLLGLCREETQSVAELAAGADLPVGVVRVLLGDLLELGCVTVSRPVPPAQLPDERILREVIAGLRAL
- a CDS encoding metal-dependent hydrolase, with product MMGPAHSLSGAAAWLGVGAAAAAAGHTMPWPVLLAGALICAGAALAPDLDHKAATISRSFGPVSRWLCEIVDKLSYAVYKSTRKQGDPRRSGGHRTLTHTWLWAVMIGAGASALAITGGRWAVLGLLFVHMVLAIEGLLWRAARGSSSDVLVWLLAATSAWILAGVLDKPGNGADWLFTQPGQEYLWLGLPIVLGALVHDIGDALTVSGCPVLWPIPIGRKRWYPIGPPKAMRFRAGSWVELKVLMPVFMVLGGVGGAAALNYI
- a CDS encoding roadblock/LC7 domain-containing protein encodes the protein MTGNQGTGRLLDDLAERVDHVRHALVLSDDGLVAAASTGMRREDAEHLAAVASGLHSLAKGSGRHFGAGRVRQTMIEFDDAVLFVTAAGAGSCLCVLSGVDADMGRIAYEMTLLVDRVGEHLTVDSRHPDRPPLSDL
- a CDS encoding type B 50S ribosomal protein L31, translated to MQQDQQPDYHPVVFRDRTAGYAFLTRSTATSEQTIEWDDGETYPVVDVEISSESHPFYTGKSRTVDTEGRVARFERRYGDGGEMT
- a CDS encoding DEAD/DEAH box helicase, whose translation is MTLIDQLPPTADPDALYEAFESWAQERGLALYPHQEEALIEVVSGANVIVSTPTGSGKSMIAAAAHFAALARDEVTFYTAPIKALVSEKFFELCKIFGTENVGMLTGDASVNSDAPVICCTAEVLASIALRDGKQADVGQVVMDEFHFYAEGDRGWAWQIPILELPQAQFVLMSATLGDVSFFEKDLARRTGRPTAVVRSAVRPVPLSYEYRYTPMTETLTDLLDTRQAPVYIVHFTQAQAVERAQALMSINMCSREEKERIADLIGNFRFSTKFGQNLSRYVRHGIGVHHAGMLPKYRRLVEKLAQAGLLKVICGTDTLGVGVNVPIRTVLFTALTKYDGNRVRTLRAREFHQIAGRAGRAGFDTAGLVVAQAPEHVIENEKALSKAGDDPKKRRKVVRKKAPEGFVGWTENTFDKLIESDPEPLTSRFRVTHTMLLSVIARPGNAFAAMRHLLEDNHEPRRQQLRHIRRAIAIYRSLLDGGIVEKLDEPDASGRVVRLTVDLQQDFALNQPLSTFALAAFELLDPESPSYALDMVSVVESTLDDPRQILAAQQNKARGEAVAEMKADGVEYEERMERLQDVSYPKPLEELLFHAYDTYRKSHPWVGDHPLSPKSVIRDMYERAMSFTELVSHYELARTEGIVLRYLAGAYKALDHTVPDDLKSEDLQDLIAWLGEMVRQVDSSLLDEWEQLANPEEMTAEEAQEKADEVKPVTANARAFRVLVRNAMFRRVELAALDHVAELGELDAEAGWDADAWGEAMDKYWDEYDDLGTGPDARGPKLLVIQEEPQNALWRVRQIFDDPNDDHDWGISAEVDLTASDAEGRAVVRVTSVGQL
- a CDS encoding GTP-binding protein; the encoded protein is MVSEHSDAADGESAPMALKILVAGGFGVGKTTMVGAVSEIKPLRTEELLSQAGQSVDDTDGVDQKVTTTVAMDFGRITIRSGLSLYLFGTPGQDRFWFLWDELSQGALGAVVLADTRRLEDCFPAVDYFEHRHIPFVVAVNCFTGTRTYGARDVSRALDLDPGTPVVLCDARDRDSGKEVLIRLVEYAGRMHTARLLDSVS
- a CDS encoding roadblock/LC7 domain-containing protein; the protein is MIQDPSMRSAQRSGELDWLLDDLVMRVSEVRHAVVLSNDGLAVGASTDLRREDAEHLAAVASGFHSLAKGAGRHFGAGGVRQTMVEMDEGFLFVAAAGDGSCLAVLTAVTADIGLVAYEMARLVKRVGEHLYTPPRLAARPPVVG
- a CDS encoding DUF5709 domain-containing protein translates to MTSADGWGDDVYQPDSSDIQDDAGLLDAEDTLEDDGVDDPLDRGWSPPDRPWAVEHDGVTAAERRRGETLDQRLAEERPDLGVPDGDGLGDCDGTDGELLDNEVGAARSGRLVAPDEGAHEDEESALVATDVGIDGAAASAEEAAMHIVDEDALSG
- a CDS encoding acyl-CoA thioesterase, yielding MTNPAERLVDLLDLEQIEVNIFRGRSPHESLQRVFGGQVAGQALVAAGRTTEGERPVHSLHAYFLRPGRPGVPIVYQVERVRDGRSFTTRRVTAVQQGRTIFNLTASFHQPEEGPFEHQLPPAREVPDPESLPTVTEEVRAHLGSLPEQLERMARRQPFDIRYADRLRWTADDVKGAEPRSAVWMRAVGPLGDDPLVHTCALTYASDMTLLDAVRLPVEPLWGPRNFDMASLDHAMWFHRPFRADEWFLYDQESPIATGGRGLARGRIYDLDGRLLVSVVQEGLFRAL
- a CDS encoding DUF6397 family protein is translated as MSGNTVTRLYATSVAPGRAARELSLKRSEFDLGVHLGRIRTTPDEGGGGPRVARAEIDRLRAEPGFPEILRGQVHAVGTGEGAAILEVPPTRFTRLARVGLVVPVKFYLNRYRAVVWLYLAEELRQFAADRTNAFLLTGRTPEVLRSQLAAGVDLRPRNWRGRHLGFLLRQTEDPWQRAGVLAAFLGPPHVAEIVDDPYERAHLNRFRPGPPAHGAPGSPAAQLIEKIMTAQDRDEIDWLSSDLANTLAEARAGRPAPRLFPKPVRQRPSPRYGRSDAPEAQDESYAYDEPDAYDGPSPSTRGLFGWLRRRSG